The Corvus hawaiiensis isolate bCorHaw1 chromosome 2, bCorHaw1.pri.cur, whole genome shotgun sequence genome includes a window with the following:
- the PDE9A gene encoding high affinity cGMP-specific 3',5'-cyclic phosphodiesterase 9A isoform X2 codes for MREEMAARSSRTNCPCKYSFLDENKRPAPRRDVPSYPKYMLSQETIEALRKPTFDVWLWEPNEMLSCLEHMYHDLGLVKDFNINPITLKRWLLCIHDNYRNNPFHNFRHCFCVTQMMYSMISLCSLQEKFSQIDILILMTAAVCHDLDHPGYNNTYQINARTELAVRYNDISPLENHHCAVAFQIISQPEFNIFSNVDQEQFKQIRQGIITLILATDMARHAEIMDSFKEKMENFDYTNEEHMTCLKMVLIKCCDISNEVRPMEVAEPWVDCLLEEYFMQSDREKSEGLPVAPFMDRDKVTKPTAQIGFLKFVLIPMFETVTKLFPEVEEVMLQPLWESRDHYEGLKQIDDAMKELQKQKSEALTTGSTEK; via the exons ATGAGGGAGGAAATGGCAGCGAGAAGCAGCAG gACTAACTGTCCCTGCAAGTACAGCTTTTTGGATGAAAACAAGAGGCCGGCTCCCCGGCGGGATGTACCATCCTACCCAAAG TACATGCTGTCCCAGGAGACCATTGAGGCTCTTCGGAAACCAACCTTTGATGTCTGGCTGTGGGAGCCCAACGAG ATGCTGAGCTGTTTGGAGCACATGTACCACGACCTTGGGCTGGTAAAAGACTTCAACATCAATCCTATCACACTGAAGAGGTGGTTG ctgtgtATTCACGACAATTACAGAAACAACCCCTTCCACAATTTCCGGCACTGCTTCTGCGTGACCCAGATGATGTACAGCATGATCTCGCTCTGCAGCCTCCAG GAGAAATTTTCCCAAATTGACATTTTGATTCTCATGACTGCAGCAGTGTGCCATGACTTGGACCATCCAGGCTATAACAATAC CTACCAGATCAACGCGCGGACGGAGCTGGCCGTGCGCTACAACGACATCTCCCCGCTGGAGAACCACCACTGCGCCGTGGCTTTCCAGATCATCTCCCAGCCCGAATTCAACATTTTCTCCAATGTGGACCAGGAGCAGTTCAAACAGATAAGACAG GGGATAATTACATTAATCCTGGCTACAGACATGGCGAGACATGCAGAAATAATGGActctttcaaggaaaaaatggaaaattttgaTTACACAAATGAAGAACACATGACCTGT CTGAAGATGGTACTGATAAAATGCTGTGACATCTCCAACGAAGTGCGCCCCATGGAAGTAGCAGAGCCCTGGGTAGATTGCTTACTGGAGGAGTATTTTATGCAG AGCGACCGAGAAAAATCTGAGGGGCTCCCAGTGGCGCCGTTCATGGACCGTGACAAAGTGACCAAGCCGACGGCACAGATCGGATTCCTGAAGTTCGTCCTCATCCCCATGTTCGAAACAGTGACAAAG CTATTCCCAGAAGTGGAGGAGGTGATGCTCCAGCCTCTGTGGGAATCCAGGGACCACTACGAGGGGTTAAAACAGATAGATGATGCTATGAAAGAG ctgcagaaacagaaaagcgAAGCTTTGACGACCGGCAGTACTGAGAAGTGA
- the PDE9A gene encoding high affinity cGMP-specific 3',5'-cyclic phosphodiesterase 9A isoform X3 translates to MLEKKVELEGLKVVEIEKCKRDIKKMREEMAARSSRTNCPCKYSFLDENKRPAPRRDVPSYPKYMLSQETIEALRKPTFDVWLWEPNEMLSCLEHMYHDLGLVKDFNINPITLKRWLLCIHDNYRNNPFHNFRHCFCVTQMMYSMISLCSLQEKFSQIDILILMTAAVCHDLDHPGYNNTYQINARTELAVRYNDISPLENHHCAVAFQIISQPEFNIFSNVDQEQFKQIRQGIITLILATDMARHAEIMDSFKEKMENFDYTNEEHMTCLKMVLIKCCDISNEVRPMEVAEPWVDCLLEEYFMQSDREKSEGLPVAPFMDRDKVTKPTAQIGFLKFVLIPMFETVTKLFPEVEEVMLQPLWESRDHYEGLKQIDDAMKELQKQKSEALTTGSTEK, encoded by the exons TGGAAGGCCTGAAAGTGGTGGAGATTGAGAAATGCAAGCGCGACATTAAAAAGATGAGGGAGGAAATGGCAGCGAGAAGCAGCAG gACTAACTGTCCCTGCAAGTACAGCTTTTTGGATGAAAACAAGAGGCCGGCTCCCCGGCGGGATGTACCATCCTACCCAAAG TACATGCTGTCCCAGGAGACCATTGAGGCTCTTCGGAAACCAACCTTTGATGTCTGGCTGTGGGAGCCCAACGAG ATGCTGAGCTGTTTGGAGCACATGTACCACGACCTTGGGCTGGTAAAAGACTTCAACATCAATCCTATCACACTGAAGAGGTGGTTG ctgtgtATTCACGACAATTACAGAAACAACCCCTTCCACAATTTCCGGCACTGCTTCTGCGTGACCCAGATGATGTACAGCATGATCTCGCTCTGCAGCCTCCAG GAGAAATTTTCCCAAATTGACATTTTGATTCTCATGACTGCAGCAGTGTGCCATGACTTGGACCATCCAGGCTATAACAATAC CTACCAGATCAACGCGCGGACGGAGCTGGCCGTGCGCTACAACGACATCTCCCCGCTGGAGAACCACCACTGCGCCGTGGCTTTCCAGATCATCTCCCAGCCCGAATTCAACATTTTCTCCAATGTGGACCAGGAGCAGTTCAAACAGATAAGACAG GGGATAATTACATTAATCCTGGCTACAGACATGGCGAGACATGCAGAAATAATGGActctttcaaggaaaaaatggaaaattttgaTTACACAAATGAAGAACACATGACCTGT CTGAAGATGGTACTGATAAAATGCTGTGACATCTCCAACGAAGTGCGCCCCATGGAAGTAGCAGAGCCCTGGGTAGATTGCTTACTGGAGGAGTATTTTATGCAG AGCGACCGAGAAAAATCTGAGGGGCTCCCAGTGGCGCCGTTCATGGACCGTGACAAAGTGACCAAGCCGACGGCACAGATCGGATTCCTGAAGTTCGTCCTCATCCCCATGTTCGAAACAGTGACAAAG CTATTCCCAGAAGTGGAGGAGGTGATGCTCCAGCCTCTGTGGGAATCCAGGGACCACTACGAGGGGTTAAAACAGATAGATGATGCTATGAAAGAG ctgcagaaacagaaaagcgAAGCTTTGACGACCGGCAGTACTGAGAAGTGA